One Acutalibacter muris DNA window includes the following coding sequences:
- a CDS encoding nuclear transport factor 2 family protein yields MEQEKYGQREALIREYFQCWVENTPKRLPEIFAPGIIYSECYGPEYRGIGQVKRWFEDWHQKGRVLEWRIKGFLHQGGRTAAEWYFRCDYDGEADFDGVSLIDFDESGRICLLKEFQSKAEHEFPYGKDEIK; encoded by the coding sequence ATGGAACAGGAAAAATATGGACAGAGGGAAGCGCTGATAAGAGAATACTTCCAGTGCTGGGTGGAGAACACGCCGAAAAGGCTGCCGGAAATCTTCGCCCCGGGGATAATATACAGCGAATGCTACGGCCCGGAGTACCGGGGGATAGGGCAGGTAAAACGGTGGTTTGAGGACTGGCACCAAAAGGGCCGGGTGCTTGAGTGGAGGATAAAGGGCTTCCTGCACCAGGGGGGCCGGACGGCGGCGGAGTGGTATTTCCGCTGTGACTATGACGGGGAGGCGGACTTTGACGGCGTGTCCCTCATTGATTTTGACGAAAGCGGCAGGATATGCCTCTTAAAAGAGTTCCAATCGAAAGCTGAGCATGAGTTTCCTTATGGGAAGGATGAGATAAAATGA
- a CDS encoding nitroreductase family protein, with amino-acid sequence MDILELILSRRSYRGPYENAPVPREDLCRIMAAGLAAPSGCNKQTTSLIAVDDPELLSRLKGVIDPPIAETAPAAILVLARDIIAYRDRCYSVQDYSAAIENMLLAIKALGYESCWYEGHITDEDRIDLKLAEILGVPEEYRIVCFLPVGRAAGKPGAGPKKKAFEERAWFNGFGGE; translated from the coding sequence ATGGACATACTTGAACTGATACTTTCAAGGAGGAGCTACCGGGGCCCCTATGAGAACGCTCCTGTCCCACGGGAGGACCTCTGCCGGATAATGGCGGCTGGCCTTGCCGCGCCCTCGGGGTGCAATAAGCAGACGACCAGCCTTATAGCCGTGGACGACCCGGAGCTGCTCTCAAGGCTTAAGGGCGTTATCGACCCGCCCATAGCGGAGACGGCCCCCGCCGCCATACTGGTGCTTGCCCGGGACATAATCGCCTATAGGGACCGGTGCTACAGCGTGCAGGACTACTCGGCGGCGATAGAGAATATGCTGCTGGCCATAAAGGCGCTGGGGTATGAGAGCTGCTGGTATGAGGGGCATATCACGGACGAGGACAGGATAGACCTGAAGCTGGCGGAAATATTGGGCGTGCCGGAGGAGTACCGTATAGTATGCTTCCTGCCGGTGGGCAGGGCCGCCGGTAAGCCGGGCGCGGGGCCGAAGAAGAAGGCTTTTGAGGAACGGGCATGGTTCAACGGGTTTGGAGGGGAATAG
- a CDS encoding GrpB family protein: MGKKLSEMTIEELWELFPIFLTEHQDCWAEWYEEEAGILRGILPPGHELHHVGSTAIKGIWAKPIVDILIEAPDMGALNTAGEALKAAGYICMSRGENRADFNKGYTPDGFAERVFHLHLRLIGDHDELYFRDYLNAHPDIAKEYEHLKLGLWREYEHDRDGYTRQKGDFVAEHTARAKKEFLGRYISSETLIRETLPADTQESVLKLLAYLRAEGTAFERCGGYWAGQYYWRISYLNEPVFYLLINGAGAEARFAPLTVWTDDSGSPWFEDVPLDDREKELCREHVNICEGCGSCHGGTDRMICGREFEDVCRTALRFVNPGPQELELLGRLAGLRLADIGQNKI, translated from the coding sequence ATGGGCAAAAAGTTAAGTGAAATGACCATTGAGGAGCTCTGGGAACTGTTCCCCATATTCCTTACGGAACATCAGGACTGCTGGGCAGAGTGGTATGAGGAGGAGGCGGGGATACTTCGCGGAATACTCCCGCCCGGCCATGAGCTGCACCATGTGGGCAGTACGGCCATAAAGGGCATATGGGCCAAGCCCATCGTAGATATCTTGATAGAGGCCCCGGACATGGGGGCGCTGAATACTGCCGGCGAAGCGCTGAAAGCGGCGGGATATATCTGCATGTCCCGGGGCGAAAACAGGGCGGACTTCAACAAGGGCTACACCCCCGACGGCTTTGCGGAGAGGGTGTTCCACCTGCACCTCAGGCTTATTGGCGACCACGACGAGCTGTACTTTAGGGACTACCTCAACGCGCACCCGGACATAGCGAAGGAGTATGAGCATTTAAAGCTGGGGCTCTGGAGGGAGTATGAGCACGACCGGGACGGGTACACCCGGCAGAAGGGGGATTTTGTCGCGGAGCATACAGCGCGGGCGAAGAAGGAATTTCTCGGGCGGTATATTTCCTCGGAAACCCTTATCCGCGAGACACTTCCGGCTGATACTCAGGAGAGTGTGCTGAAGCTCCTGGCTTATCTGCGCGCGGAAGGGACGGCCTTTGAGAGGTGCGGCGGCTATTGGGCCGGGCAATACTACTGGAGGATATCGTACCTCAATGAGCCGGTATTCTATCTGCTCATAAACGGTGCAGGGGCCGAGGCCAGATTCGCCCCGCTGACGGTCTGGACGGACGACAGCGGCTCTCCATGGTTTGAGGACGTGCCGCTGGATGACCGGGAGAAGGAGCTTTGCCGGGAGCATGTGAATATCTGCGAGGGCTGTGGGTCATGTCATGGGGGTACTGATAGAATGATCTGCGGCAGGGAGTTTGAGGACGTGTGCCGCACCGCTTTGCGGTTCGTAAATCCCGGCCCACAGGAGCTTGAGCTGCTGGGGAGGCTCGCAGGTCTCAGGCTCGCGGATATCGGCCAAAATAAAATATAA
- the uvrB gene encoding excinuclease ABC subunit UvrB, producing MDFKLSSKFQPTGDQPEAIDRLVKGVSSGIKEQTLLGVTGSGKTFTMANVIARLNRPTLILAHNKTLAAQLCSEFREFFPENAVEYFVSYYDYYQPEAYIVQTDTYIEKDSAINDEIDKLRHSATCALSERRDVIIVASVSCIYSLGDPIDYRTMVISLRPGMEKNRDDLLRKLVELQYERNDVNFIRNKFRVRGDVVEIFPAESSEKAVRVEFFGDEIERIREFIPLTGEVTGELKHIGIYPASHYIVPGTKMETAIANIYDEMEKQAARFKSEGKLIEAQRIEQRTRHDIEMLSEIGFCKGIENYSRVLSGREPGSAPFTLLDYFPEDYLLFVDESHVTLPQVRGMYGGDRARKQMLVDYGFRLPSAYDNRPLNFDEFYSHINQAIFVSATPGDLELDKSAQVVEQVIRPTGLLDPKVTVKPTDGQIDDLISEINLRVEKHERVLVTTLTKKMAEDLTTYLENYGIKVRYMHHDIDTVERMEIIRDLRLGEFDVLVGINLLREGLDLPEVTLVAILDADKEGFLRSGRSLIQTIGRAARNAEGQVIMYADQVTPSMEYAITETERRRAIQEKYNLDHGIVPKTITKDVAEILEISTHKEDGKKKKKHYTPAERQELIEKYKKEMKAAAKLLEFEHAAYLRDKIKELEGQGAGHAPVPRRRRGQ from the coding sequence ATGGATTTTAAGCTTTCATCAAAATTTCAGCCCACAGGCGACCAGCCGGAGGCCATAGATCGGCTGGTAAAGGGGGTAAGCTCAGGAATAAAGGAGCAGACTCTTTTGGGCGTCACCGGCTCGGGCAAGACCTTTACAATGGCAAACGTCATAGCAAGGCTCAACCGCCCCACTTTGATACTGGCCCATAACAAGACCCTGGCCGCCCAGCTCTGCTCGGAGTTCCGGGAGTTTTTCCCGGAGAACGCGGTGGAATACTTTGTGTCCTACTATGACTACTACCAGCCCGAGGCGTATATCGTGCAGACGGACACCTATATAGAGAAGGACAGCGCCATAAACGACGAGATAGACAAGCTGCGCCACAGCGCCACCTGCGCCCTCTCCGAGCGCCGGGACGTGATAATCGTGGCCTCGGTCAGCTGCATATACAGCCTTGGGGACCCAATAGATTACAGGACCATGGTGATATCCCTGCGCCCTGGGATGGAGAAGAACCGGGACGACCTATTAAGAAAGCTTGTGGAACTCCAGTATGAGCGCAATGATGTGAACTTTATCCGCAACAAGTTCCGGGTCCGCGGGGACGTGGTGGAGATCTTCCCCGCCGAGTCCAGCGAGAAGGCCGTGCGGGTGGAGTTCTTCGGGGACGAGATAGAACGAATAAGGGAGTTCATACCCCTTACCGGCGAGGTCACCGGGGAACTGAAGCATATAGGCATATACCCGGCCTCCCACTATATCGTGCCGGGCACAAAGATGGAGACAGCTATAGCTAATATCTATGACGAGATGGAGAAACAGGCGGCCCGCTTCAAGAGCGAGGGCAAGCTGATAGAGGCCCAGCGCATCGAGCAGCGCACAAGACACGACATAGAGATGCTCTCTGAGATAGGGTTCTGCAAGGGGATAGAGAACTACTCCCGGGTGCTCTCGGGCCGCGAGCCGGGCAGCGCGCCCTTCACCCTTCTGGACTACTTCCCCGAGGACTACCTGCTCTTTGTGGACGAGAGCCACGTGACCCTGCCCCAGGTGCGGGGTATGTACGGCGGGGACCGGGCCCGCAAGCAGATGCTGGTGGACTATGGTTTCCGGCTGCCCTCGGCCTATGACAACAGGCCCCTGAACTTCGACGAGTTCTACTCCCACATAAACCAGGCCATCTTCGTCAGCGCCACTCCCGGTGACCTGGAACTGGACAAATCCGCCCAGGTGGTGGAGCAGGTCATAAGGCCCACGGGGCTTCTGGACCCCAAGGTGACGGTGAAGCCCACGGACGGCCAGATAGACGACCTTATCTCGGAGATAAACCTGCGGGTGGAGAAGCACGAGCGGGTGCTTGTGACCACCCTCACAAAGAAGATGGCCGAGGACCTTACAACTTATCTTGAGAATTACGGCATAAAGGTGAGATATATGCACCACGATATAGACACCGTGGAGCGCATGGAGATAATACGCGACCTTCGCCTGGGCGAGTTCGACGTGCTGGTGGGCATTAACCTTCTGAGGGAGGGCCTGGACCTGCCGGAGGTCACCCTTGTCGCCATACTGGACGCCGACAAGGAGGGCTTTCTGAGAAGCGGCCGCAGCCTTATCCAGACCATCGGCCGCGCCGCCCGGAATGCCGAGGGCCAGGTGATAATGTACGCCGACCAGGTCACCCCCTCTATGGAATACGCCATAACCGAGACCGAGCGTAGGCGGGCCATACAGGAAAAGTATAACCTGGACCACGGCATCGTGCCCAAGACCATTACAAAGGACGTGGCGGAGATACTTGAGATCTCCACCCATAAGGAGGACGGCAAGAAGAAAAAGAAGCACTACACTCCCGCCGAGCGCCAGGAGCTCATAGAGAAGTACAAGAAGGAGATGAAGGCGGCGGCGAAGCTCTTGGAGTTCGAGCACGCGGCGTATCTCAGGGACAAGATAAAGGAGCTTGAAGGACAGGGCGCGGGACACGCGCCGGTGCCCAGAAGGAGAAGGGGACAATGA
- a CDS encoding JAB domain-containing protein: MASKKKKPSPDEVRRRQLLRAALEYLMPPEQAEKAAQSMWRTWGSLGNIASAPEGELAAAAGENAARYLRLTLELARARLEEQTDDVKRVADKQTAVELFLPMYLGRRTEAVGVLLLDSGKRAIYKGIVCEGAVSAVPLYVRRLVRLCIDYDADSFLLAHNHISGSVQPSKQDILTTKQLELALGCIQVRLRDHIILTERDQFSFFESGLLRTMSEDSLVERRMELAGTIELADQLEKTGLAGLE; encoded by the coding sequence ATGGCTTCAAAAAAGAAAAAGCCCAGCCCAGATGAGGTCCGCCGCAGGCAGCTTCTCCGTGCGGCCCTGGAATACCTTATGCCCCCGGAGCAGGCCGAAAAAGCCGCCCAGTCCATGTGGAGGACCTGGGGAAGTCTCGGAAACATCGCCTCTGCGCCCGAAGGGGAGCTGGCTGCGGCCGCCGGCGAGAACGCCGCCCGTTATCTCCGCCTTACGCTGGAGCTGGCCAGGGCCCGCCTTGAGGAACAGACAGACGACGTTAAAAGAGTGGCGGACAAGCAGACGGCGGTGGAGCTGTTCCTGCCCATGTATCTTGGCCGCCGCACGGAGGCCGTAGGGGTCCTCCTGCTGGACAGCGGCAAGCGGGCCATATACAAGGGAATCGTCTGCGAGGGCGCTGTCAGCGCTGTGCCCCTTTATGTGCGAAGGCTGGTGCGGCTGTGCATAGACTACGACGCGGACAGCTTTCTGCTGGCGCACAACCACATCAGCGGAAGCGTGCAGCCCTCCAAGCAGGATATACTGACTACCAAACAACTGGAGCTGGCCCTTGGGTGCATACAGGTCCGGCTAAGGGACCACATCATACTGACAGAACGGGACCAGTTCTCATTTTTCGAAAGCGGCCTGCTCCGCACTATGTCAGAGGACAGCTTGGTGGAACGGCGCATGGAGCTGGCCGGGACCATAGAGCTGGCGGACCAGTTGGAGAAGACCGGCCTGGCCGGCTTAGAGTAG